The proteins below come from a single Vidua macroura isolate BioBank_ID:100142 chromosome 17, ASM2450914v1, whole genome shotgun sequence genomic window:
- the EMILIN3 gene encoding EMILIN-3, whose protein sequence is MRRARALRRRGALLACLSLGTLLALADAKGAFYPPAAPLPYGGRYSLYTAGSSPQLGPGKPVGKHKSYCAYVVQRNVTCTLQDGAESYVKAEYHKCSWGPKCPGKVLYRTFFRPKYKIGYKTVTELSWRCCPGFMGEGCHDSPTDQPGLLPQHPSPKMPPGQKMFPMPRLPPYPKSHPDLFPGPKKNQYGRKLPGLFGDRLDRLEEEVRRLSQSYDSLHTMVSGLGDRLRLAIQEDTTKMIGSLMNSPGTPDSSVGFGIIPDGLVDVADKADIATYPPVGEILTKVTEVSDVLKTKADLLHEVRGMVLDHDGQIKHLLESARPSPLTSIDLLEEYVDTRLSNLRGELLDGFEKKLGKIQTTCDFRIQEVRQQCEEEKAANLRLQQTLDGKELEIKKEISQLETQIQGLTVVESCCSNLDYLTDRMNILEKGLHSISESQKNLHSRLDGEISTVTLGNLFEGRFEDLEARLNATEGETGSCCSGIEDSMKGTVVAEVDGMRTAFEDKMQTLEDRFMTIVGELNNVSSTMGMDGAVVPVLEGELASMRKRTEETLEVLQNRLITLESTCSLGCTSASKDVETFRTEIEDCQNKNQDLLLRMDSNYDLLRKLNATILEIQRRIEEEASGALQGEITLLKINLNTVSKSLTGLKDSVSQYSDTVTHVNSSLDEHERKIEDEVHSIQEKVNDQGSQLFFSNRRVLNLKGDLERLKARIVSDLSSCKNVAHGLQQEVSHFDERVARVESACGRLGAITGSLDDIREELEKHTGSLWDYMDHMNGTLAAHSQEITGLKDNLLDCQAKVSELAEQVGHLEEKAERRQH, encoded by the exons ATGCGGCgggcgcgggcgctgcgccgCCGCGGAGCGCTGCTCGCCTGCCTCTCCTTGGGGACGCTGCTGGCCCTCGCCGACGCCAAGGGTGCCTTCtacccccccgccgcccccctgCCCTACGGCGGCAGGTACAGCCTCTACACGGCCGGCTCCAGCCCGCAGCTCGGCCCCGGCAAGCCCGTGGGCAAACACAA GAGCTACTGTGCCTACGTGGTGCAGCGCAACGTGACGTGCACGCTGCAGGATGGGGCCGAGAGCTACGTCAAGGCTGAGTACCACAAGTGCAGCTGGGGACCCAAGTGCCCAGGGAAAGTGCT GTACCGCACCTTCTTCAGGCCCAAATACAAGATTGGATACAAGACAGTGACCGAGCTGTCCTGGAGGTGCTGCCCAGGCTTCATGGGAGAAGGGTGCCATGACAGCCCGACAGACCAGCCTGGCCTTCTGCCCCAGCATCCCAGCCCTAAAATGCCCCCTGGGCAAAAGATGTTTCCAATGCCCAGACTTCCTCCCTATCCCAAAAGCCACCCTGACCTGTTTCCAGGACCAAAGAAGAATCAATATG GTAGGAAACTGCCTGGCCTCTTCGGGGACCGCCTGGATcggctggaggaggaggtgaggcGCCTTTCCCAGTCCTACGACAGCCTGCACACCATGGTGAGTGGGCTGGGGGACCGCCTGCGGTTGGCCATCCAGGAGGACACCACCAAGATGATCGGCTCCCTGATGAACAGCCCGGGCACGCCAGACTCATCCGTGGGCTTCGGCATCATTCCCGACGGCCTGGTGGATGTGGCAGACAAAGCCGACATCGCCACGTACCCTCCCGTAGGGGAGATCCTGACCAAAGTGACCGAGGTGAGCGACGTGCTGAAAACCAAGGCAGATCTGCTGCACGAGGTCCGGGGCATGGTCCTGGACCACGACGGGCAGATCAAGCACCTGCTGGAATCCGCCCGGCCCTCGCCCCTCACCTCCATCGACCTGCTGGAGGAGTACGTGGACACGAGGCTGAGCAACCTGCGTGGAGAGCTGCTCGACGGCTTTGAGAAGAAGCTGGGCAAGATCCAGACCACGTGTGATTTTCGCATCCAAGAGGTGCGGCAGCAGTGCGAGGAGGAGAAAGCTGCCAACCTGCGGCTGCAGCAGACGCTggatgggaaggagctggagatcAAAAAAGAGATCTCTCAGCTGGAGACCCAGATCCAAGGGCTGACAGTGGtggaaagctgctgcagcaacCTGGACTACCTCACCGATCGCATGAACATCCTTGAGAAAGGCCTTCACAGCATTTCCGAGTCCCAGAAGAACCTGCACTCACGCCTGGATGGAGAAATCTCCACTGTCACCCTAGGGAATCTCTTTGAAGGGCGCTTTGAGGACCTGGAAGCCAGGCTCAATGCTACAGAGGGGgaaactgggagctgctgctctggtaTAGAAGACAGCATGAAAGGCACGGTGGTGGCAGAGGTGGATGGCATGAGGACTGCCTTTGAAGACAAAATGCAGACCCTGGAGGACAGGTTCATGACCATCGTGGGGGAGCTGAACAATGTCAGTTCTACCATGGGCATGGACGGAGCAGTGGTGCCTGTGCTGGAAGGGGAGCTTGCCAGCATGAGGAAACGGACAGAGGAGACACTGGAGGTGTTGCAGAATCGCCTCATCACGCTGGAGAGCACCTGCTCCCTGGGCTGCACCTCTGCCTCCAAAGATGTGGAGACCTTTCGGACAGAGATCGAGGACTGCCAGAACAAGAACCAGGACCTGCTCCTCCGGATGGACAGCAATTACGACCTCCTGCGCAAGCTGAACGCCACCATCCTGGAGATCCAGCGGCGAATCGAGGAGGAAGCATCGGGGGCTTTGCAAGGGGAGATCACCTTGCTAAAGATCAACCTGAACACTGTGAGCAAGTCTCTGACAGGGCTCAAGGACTCCGTCTCCCAGTACTCAGACACCGTAACACATGTCAACTCCTCACTAGATGAGCACGAGCGGAAGATTGAGGATGAGGTCCACTCCATCCAGGAGAAAGTCAACGACCAAGGTTCCCAGCTTTTCTTCAGCAACCGCCGTGTCCTGAACCTCAAGGGAGACCTGGAGCGACTCAAAGCCAGGATTGTCAGCGACCTGAGCTCCTGCAAGAACGTGGCCCACGGCCTGCAGCAGGAGGTCTCTCACTTTGACGAGCGGGTGGCGCGGGTGGAGAGCGCCTGCGGCAGGCTGGGGGCCATCACCGGCAGCCTGGACGACATCAGGGAGGAACTGGAGAAACACACGGGCAGTCTGTGGGACTACATGGACCACATGAACGGGACACTGGCTGCCCACTCTCAGGAAATAACAGGACTGAAGGACAACTTGCTTGACTGCCaagccaaggtctctgagctgGCGGAACAAGTCGGGCACTTGGAGGAGAAGGCGGAGAGGAGGCAGCATTAG